A window of Amycolatopsis australiensis contains these coding sequences:
- a CDS encoding ArsR/SmtB family transcription factor, whose product MARTLPQPAREAIEIVTVLQALADPVRLEIVRELAAETEPRSCALEEYDLDITAATLSHHWRVLREAGLTTTTVEGRRRWIVLRRDDIQARFPGLLDAVLAQQPSAQGA is encoded by the coding sequence GTGGCCCGCACACTGCCCCAGCCGGCGCGCGAAGCGATCGAGATCGTGACCGTGCTGCAGGCGCTCGCCGACCCGGTGCGCCTGGAAATCGTGCGCGAGCTGGCGGCGGAGACCGAGCCGCGCAGCTGCGCGCTGGAGGAGTACGACCTCGACATCACGGCGGCGACGCTGTCCCACCACTGGCGCGTACTGCGCGAAGCCGGCCTGACGACAACGACCGTCGAAGGCAGGCGCCGCTGGATCGTGCTGCGCCGCGACGACATCCAGGCGCGGTTCCCCGGCCTGCTCGACGCCGTCCTCGCGCAGCAGCCGTCAGCTCAGGGCGCGTAG
- a CDS encoding MFS transporter produces MTIRRSSNDRVGVLLVLAVGTFTVGTDGFVLNGLLPAIAADLRVTESVAGQLTTVFALTYALASPLIAAFTGGWDRRWLLAGGMALFTAGMAGQALGTSFAVVAGARLLAAVGAAAFQSTAYVLAGALSSDERRGRALATVAGGMSVSMVLGVPIGVLAGTWLGWRAVMWGIGVVAVVVAVLIPIIPEVRMPAVGLRTRLAVLGRRPVVRVLLVTVFGTIAAFTVFVYLPVLVAPVASGAVLSWVLVGSGVGQVVGTTVAGRATDHLGPGRVRALSLAGTAIVLAVLDVAVLSLPGALLLALCSGVFGGMLMVPQQHRLFTVAPDVATVALGLNGSAIYVGGALGSALGGAVLAGAGPAWVGPAAAVASLTALALCVTRALPTTFLRSARTATPPVR; encoded by the coding sequence ATGACGATTCGACGATCATCTAATGATCGGGTGGGGGTCCTCCTCGTCCTCGCGGTGGGCACGTTCACCGTCGGCACCGACGGGTTCGTGCTCAACGGCCTGCTGCCCGCCATCGCCGCCGACCTGCGCGTGACGGAGTCCGTCGCGGGCCAGCTCACCACCGTCTTCGCCCTGACCTACGCGCTCGCTTCGCCGCTCATCGCCGCGTTCACCGGCGGCTGGGACCGCCGGTGGCTGCTGGCCGGCGGCATGGCGCTGTTCACCGCAGGCATGGCCGGGCAGGCGCTCGGCACGTCGTTCGCCGTCGTCGCCGGGGCCCGGCTGCTCGCGGCCGTCGGCGCGGCCGCCTTCCAGTCCACCGCCTACGTCCTCGCGGGCGCGTTGTCGTCCGACGAACGCCGCGGCCGCGCGCTGGCGACCGTCGCCGGCGGGATGAGCGTGTCGATGGTGCTCGGCGTCCCGATCGGCGTGCTCGCCGGGACCTGGCTCGGCTGGCGCGCGGTGATGTGGGGCATCGGGGTGGTCGCCGTAGTCGTCGCCGTGCTGATCCCGATCATCCCCGAGGTGCGCATGCCCGCGGTGGGGCTGCGCACGCGGCTCGCCGTCCTCGGGCGGCGGCCGGTCGTCCGGGTGCTGCTGGTGACGGTGTTCGGCACGATCGCCGCCTTCACCGTGTTCGTCTACCTGCCGGTGCTGGTCGCGCCGGTCGCGAGCGGCGCGGTGCTGTCCTGGGTCCTGGTCGGCTCCGGCGTCGGCCAGGTCGTCGGCACCACCGTCGCGGGCCGCGCCACCGACCACCTCGGTCCCGGCCGGGTCCGCGCGCTTTCCCTGGCCGGCACGGCGATCGTCCTCGCGGTACTCGACGTGGCGGTGCTGTCGCTGCCGGGCGCGCTGCTGCTCGCGCTGTGCTCGGGCGTCTTCGGTGGCATGTTGATGGTGCCGCAGCAGCACCGGCTCTTCACCGTCGCGCCGGACGTCGCGACCGTCGCATTGGGACTGAACGGCTCGGCGATCTACGTCGGGGGCGCGCTGGGTTCGGCGCTCGGCGGCGCCGTGCTGGCCGGCGCGGGACCGGCATGGGTCGGTCCGGCCGCCGCCGTCGCCTCTCTCACGGCGCTCGCCCTCTGCGTCACGAGAGCTTTGCCGACCACTTTTCTTCGATCCGCCCGAACCGCCACACCGCCAGTGCGATGA
- a CDS encoding HoxN/HupN/NixA family nickel/cobalt transporter: MSTTEDSRRGLSRREWVSIGGMAGFVLLLNVVGWVVLAAFVAPRHYALGTSGVFGIGLGVTAFTLGMRHAFDADHIAAIDNTTRKLMADGKRPLSVGFWFSLGHSTIVFALCLLLSLGVRALAGQVENGSSALHEATGLIGTSVSGVFLYVIAILNLVVLVGILRVFRRMRHGEFDEAALERQLDNRGALNRLLRGATKAVRKPWHIYPVGLLFGLGFDTATEIGLLVLAAGAATFALPWYAILVLPILFAAGMSLFDTVDGCFMNFAYGWAFAKPVRKIFYNITVTSLSVAVAFVIGTIELVSILTEKLDITSGPLAAIASVNLDYVGFGIVGLFVLTWVIALAVWRFGRIEEKWSAKLS; this comes from the coding sequence ATGAGCACGACCGAGGACTCGCGGCGCGGGCTGTCGCGCCGCGAGTGGGTGTCGATCGGCGGGATGGCCGGGTTCGTCCTGCTGCTCAACGTCGTGGGCTGGGTGGTGCTGGCGGCCTTCGTCGCGCCCCGGCACTACGCGCTGGGCACGTCCGGCGTGTTCGGGATCGGGCTGGGCGTCACGGCGTTCACCCTCGGCATGCGGCACGCGTTCGACGCCGACCACATCGCCGCCATCGACAACACCACCCGCAAGCTGATGGCCGACGGCAAGCGGCCGCTGTCGGTCGGGTTCTGGTTCTCGCTCGGGCACTCGACGATCGTCTTCGCGCTGTGCCTGCTGCTGTCGCTGGGCGTGCGCGCGCTGGCCGGGCAGGTCGAGAACGGCTCGTCGGCGTTGCACGAAGCCACCGGCCTGATCGGGACGTCGGTGTCCGGTGTGTTCCTCTACGTCATCGCCATCCTGAACCTCGTCGTGCTGGTCGGCATCCTGCGGGTGTTCCGGCGGATGCGCCACGGTGAGTTCGACGAAGCCGCACTCGAACGCCAGCTGGACAACCGCGGCGCGCTGAACCGGCTGCTTCGCGGCGCGACGAAGGCCGTGCGCAAGCCGTGGCACATCTACCCGGTCGGGCTGCTGTTCGGGCTGGGCTTCGACACCGCGACCGAGATCGGCCTGCTCGTGCTCGCCGCCGGCGCGGCGACCTTCGCCCTGCCCTGGTACGCGATCCTCGTGCTGCCGATCCTCTTCGCCGCCGGCATGAGCCTGTTCGACACCGTGGACGGCTGCTTCATGAACTTCGCCTACGGCTGGGCGTTCGCGAAGCCGGTCCGCAAGATCTTCTACAACATCACGGTGACGTCGTTGTCGGTCGCCGTCGCGTTCGTGATCGGCACGATCGAGCTCGTCTCCATCCTCACCGAGAAGCTGGACATCACCTCGGGTCCGCTGGCCGCGATCGCGTCGGTGAACCTGGACTACGTCGGCTTCGGGATCGTCGGGCTGTTCGTGCTGACCTGGGTCATCGCACTGGCGGTGTGGCGGTTCGGGCGGATCGAAGAAAAGTGGTCGGCAAAGCTCTCGTGA
- a CDS encoding N-acetylmuramic acid 6-phosphate etherase has protein sequence MMTVPVQAVHVDSPTETRNPRTTDIDLMSTAGILGAINAEDRTVPGAVAAVLPQVARAVDYAVEALRAGGRVHYVGAGTSGRLATLDAAELVPTFNVPADWFIAHHAGGERALRQAVENAEDDDEAGAAEMAAMVQPGDFVLGLTASGRTPYVLGALAAASRKGARTGLVSGNPKAAKPAGVDVLIAVDTGPEAIAGSTRMKAGTAQKMILTSFSTATMIKLGRTYSNLMVSMRATNAKLRGRTIRILQEATGMTMADCSDALTEAGGDLKVALVHLLSGVDVQTAAKALHTAEGHVRKALDLVRVRAS, from the coding sequence ATGATGACCGTCCCCGTGCAGGCGGTGCACGTCGATTCGCCGACCGAGACTCGCAATCCCCGCACCACGGACATCGACCTGATGTCCACCGCGGGGATCCTGGGCGCGATCAACGCCGAGGACCGGACGGTCCCCGGCGCGGTCGCCGCGGTGCTGCCCCAGGTGGCGCGCGCGGTGGACTACGCGGTGGAGGCCCTGCGGGCCGGCGGGCGGGTGCACTACGTCGGCGCGGGCACCTCGGGACGCCTGGCCACGCTGGACGCGGCCGAGCTGGTGCCGACGTTCAACGTGCCGGCGGACTGGTTCATCGCGCATCACGCCGGTGGCGAGCGGGCCCTGCGCCAGGCCGTCGAAAACGCGGAGGACGACGACGAGGCCGGCGCGGCCGAGATGGCCGCCATGGTCCAGCCCGGCGACTTCGTGCTGGGGCTGACGGCGTCGGGCAGGACGCCGTACGTCCTCGGCGCGCTGGCCGCGGCGTCGCGCAAGGGCGCCCGCACCGGCCTGGTCTCCGGCAACCCGAAGGCCGCCAAGCCCGCGGGTGTCGACGTGCTCATCGCCGTCGACACCGGCCCGGAGGCGATCGCCGGCTCGACCCGGATGAAGGCGGGCACGGCGCAGAAGATGATCCTGACGTCGTTCTCCACCGCGACGATGATCAAGCTGGGCCGGACCTACTCCAACCTGATGGTCAGCATGCGGGCCACCAACGCGAAGCTGCGCGGCCGGACCATCCGGATCCTGCAGGAGGCCACCGGCATGACGATGGCCGACTGCTCGGACGCGCTGACCGAGGCCGGGGGCGACCTCAAGGTGGCGCTGGTGCACCTGCTCTCCGGGGTGGACGTCCAGACCGCCGCGAAGGCGTTGCACACCGCGGAGGGGCACGTCCGGAAGGCGCTGGACCTGGTGCGGGTGCGCGCCAGCTAG
- a CDS encoding MurR/RpiR family transcriptional regulator, which produces MPTVSNFPTVSDTESVVEAAPSEPVSVQTAVRDADASPLVRIRSLLPGLARAEQRVAKVVLEDPASVARRSITEVALAANTSETTVTRFCKAVGVGGYPQLRIALAADTARTEARTTRNLGGEIGPEDDLAAVIGKVSFADARAVEETADQLDVATLERVIEVVANAGRVDVYGVGASAFVAADLQQKLHRIGRVCFSWSDTHIMLTSAAVLSPGDVAIGVSHTGATTDTVEALRVAREHGAVTIAVTNFPRSPITEVADYVLTTAARETTFRSGATASRIAQLTVIDCLFIGVAQRHMDASVSALDATRDAVGSHRLGVRPDGRRRPRETGKQ; this is translated from the coding sequence ATGCCAACGGTTAGTAACTTTCCGACGGTGAGTGATACCGAATCCGTAGTCGAAGCGGCACCGTCCGAGCCCGTATCGGTCCAGACGGCCGTGCGGGACGCCGACGCGAGCCCGCTGGTGCGGATCCGGTCCCTGCTCCCCGGCCTGGCCCGCGCCGAGCAGCGCGTGGCGAAGGTGGTGCTGGAGGATCCCGCGTCGGTCGCGAGGCGCAGCATCACCGAGGTGGCCTTGGCCGCCAACACCAGCGAGACCACCGTCACGCGGTTCTGCAAGGCCGTGGGCGTCGGCGGCTACCCCCAGCTGCGCATCGCGCTGGCCGCGGACACCGCCCGTACCGAGGCGCGCACCACGCGCAACCTCGGCGGCGAGATCGGGCCGGAGGACGACCTGGCCGCGGTGATCGGCAAGGTCAGCTTCGCCGACGCGCGGGCCGTCGAGGAGACGGCGGACCAGCTCGACGTCGCCACGCTGGAACGCGTGATCGAGGTCGTCGCGAACGCCGGCCGGGTGGACGTCTACGGCGTCGGTGCCAGCGCGTTCGTCGCCGCCGACCTGCAGCAGAAGCTGCACCGCATCGGCCGGGTCTGCTTCTCGTGGTCCGACACGCACATCATGCTGACCTCGGCCGCGGTGCTCAGCCCCGGTGACGTCGCGATCGGCGTCTCGCACACCGGCGCGACCACCGACACCGTCGAAGCGCTGCGGGTCGCCCGCGAGCACGGCGCGGTCACCATCGCCGTGACGAACTTCCCGCGGTCGCCGATCACCGAGGTCGCCGACTACGTTTTGACCACCGCGGCGCGGGAAACCACCTTCCGTTCGGGAGCGACGGCGAGCCGCATCGCCCAGCTCACCGTCATCGACTGCCTGTTCATCGGCGTCGCGCAGCGGCACATGGACGCGTCGGTCAGCGCCCTGGACGCCACCAGGGACGCGGTCGGCTCGCACCGCCTGGGGGTCAGGCCGGACGGTCGTCGCCGTCCGCGGGAAACCGGCAAGCAATGA
- a CDS encoding serine hydrolase domain-containing protein: MRARKVLVAAAGVLVALTTLTVSNPGAGAITSHDSAAGRFDRPQHGFAPPWTTLRDGKPQDVGLDPAPIKAAEDFLASWTRPDASGHPHFSGAVGLLAHDGVVVDRYAAGGALRYADAKGTELPADQQVPMKNDTIFDMASISKLFTSIAVLQLAERGQLTIDTPVSRFFPEFATGDKAAVTVKMLLTHTSGFDADPVPSLWAGYPDIPARRQAVLDSPLKNKPGTTYLYSDINLLTLGFIVEKLTGQTLDRVVHDRITAPLGMADTGYNPPASKLDRIAATEFEANPPRGMVRGSVHDENAWSLGGVAGHAGVFSTAGDMAVLAQTILNGGSYRGHRILGAETVRQMLTNYNQQFPDDSHGLGFELDQPWYMGALASPVTAGHTGFTGTTLVIDPESRSFAILLTNRVHPSRSWGSINPARQVWATSLARAMAVRPMVGKDAWTSTLGNASVATLSTQPFTTQSDHARVSFYAFVDTEGPTDPLELQASTDGVNWQPIAVSVSGPGAPSGDVTSLSGHGHRAWWKASGVVPQGPSVRLRWRYSTDPNYTGRGVSVDGVKVTESGRSLLDGERNPAAFVAEGWQLSAR, from the coding sequence CGTTGACCGTGTCGAACCCGGGAGCCGGCGCCATCACCAGCCACGACTCCGCGGCCGGCCGCTTCGACCGGCCGCAGCACGGCTTCGCGCCGCCGTGGACGACGCTGCGGGACGGCAAGCCGCAGGACGTCGGCCTCGACCCGGCGCCGATCAAGGCCGCCGAGGACTTCCTGGCGAGCTGGACGAGGCCGGACGCGTCCGGGCACCCGCACTTCTCCGGCGCGGTGGGCCTGCTCGCGCACGACGGTGTGGTCGTCGACCGGTACGCGGCCGGCGGCGCGCTGCGCTACGCCGACGCGAAGGGCACCGAGCTACCCGCGGACCAGCAGGTCCCCATGAAGAACGACACGATCTTCGACATGGCGTCGATCTCTAAGCTGTTCACCTCGATCGCCGTGCTGCAGCTGGCCGAACGCGGGCAGCTCACGATCGACACGCCGGTGAGCCGCTTCTTCCCGGAGTTCGCCACCGGCGACAAGGCCGCGGTCACCGTCAAGATGCTGCTGACGCACACGTCCGGGTTCGACGCCGACCCGGTCCCGTCGCTGTGGGCGGGCTACCCGGACATCCCCGCGCGCCGGCAGGCCGTGCTCGACAGCCCGCTGAAGAACAAGCCGGGCACGACCTACCTGTACTCCGACATCAACCTGCTCACCCTCGGCTTCATCGTCGAGAAGCTGACCGGCCAGACCCTCGACAGGGTGGTCCACGACCGGATCACCGCGCCGCTCGGCATGGCCGACACGGGGTACAACCCGCCCGCGTCGAAGCTGGACCGGATCGCCGCGACGGAGTTCGAGGCGAACCCGCCGCGCGGGATGGTGCGCGGCAGCGTGCACGACGAGAACGCGTGGTCGCTCGGTGGTGTCGCCGGGCACGCCGGGGTGTTCAGCACCGCCGGCGACATGGCCGTGCTCGCCCAGACGATCCTCAACGGCGGCAGCTACCGCGGGCACCGGATCCTCGGCGCCGAGACCGTGCGGCAGATGCTGACGAACTACAACCAGCAGTTCCCGGACGACTCGCACGGCCTGGGCTTCGAGCTGGACCAGCCCTGGTACATGGGTGCGCTGGCCTCGCCGGTGACCGCCGGGCACACCGGCTTCACCGGGACGACGCTGGTCATCGACCCCGAGTCGCGGTCGTTCGCGATCCTGCTGACCAACCGCGTGCACCCGAGCCGGAGCTGGGGCTCGATCAACCCCGCGCGCCAGGTGTGGGCGACGTCGCTGGCGAGGGCCATGGCCGTGCGGCCGATGGTCGGGAAGGATGCTTGGACGAGCACGCTGGGTAACGCGAGCGTCGCCACGCTGAGTACTCAGCCGTTCACTACCCAAAGTGATCACGCGCGCGTGTCGTTCTATGCCTTCGTGGACACCGAGGGCCCGACCGATCCACTAGAGCTGCAGGCGTCCACCGACGGAGTGAACTGGCAACCGATCGCCGTATCGGTTTCCGGTCCGGGCGCACCCTCCGGAGATGTGACGTCGCTCTCCGGACACGGCCACCGTGCCTGGTGGAAGGCGAGCGGCGTGGTGCCGCAGGGCCCCTCCGTGCGCCTCCGCTGGCGTTACAGCACTGACCCGAACTACACGGGGCGGGGCGTTTCGGTCGACGGTGTGAAAGTCACCGAGAGCGGCCGATCACTCCTCGACGGTGAGCGGAACCCCGCCGCCTTCGTCGCAGAGGGTTGGCAGTTGAGCGCACGGTGA